One stretch of Saccharomonospora xinjiangensis XJ-54 DNA includes these proteins:
- a CDS encoding uracil-DNA glycosylase, giving the protein MTARPLHEIMDPGWAKALEPVADRIAAMGEFLRTEVAEGRTYLPSGEHILRAFRQPFEEVRALIVGQDPYPTPGHPIGLSFAVAPDVRPLPKSLVNIYREYCDDLGHPQPSNGDLTPWTEQGVLLLNRALTVRPGKPNSHQGKGWEEITERAIVALAEREKPLVAILWGSNARKLKPLLGSVPCVESVHPSPLSARNGFFGSRPFSRANALLEQQGAQPIDWKLP; this is encoded by the coding sequence GTGACCGCACGACCACTGCACGAGATCATGGACCCCGGCTGGGCGAAGGCTTTGGAGCCGGTCGCCGACCGGATCGCGGCGATGGGGGAGTTCCTTCGCACCGAAGTCGCGGAGGGGCGGACATACCTGCCGTCCGGTGAGCACATCCTTCGGGCGTTCCGACAGCCCTTCGAGGAGGTGCGCGCGCTGATCGTCGGTCAGGACCCGTATCCGACGCCGGGCCACCCGATCGGGCTGTCCTTCGCCGTGGCGCCGGACGTCCGTCCTTTGCCGAAGAGCCTCGTCAACATCTACCGCGAGTACTGCGACGACCTCGGGCATCCTCAACCGTCCAACGGCGACCTGACACCGTGGACGGAGCAGGGTGTGCTGCTGCTCAACAGGGCGCTCACGGTGCGCCCCGGCAAGCCGAACTCGCATCAGGGCAAGGGCTGGGAGGAGATCACCGAGCGGGCGATCGTGGCGCTGGCCGAGCGGGAGAAGCCGCTCGTGGCGATCCTGTGGGGCAGCAACGCGCGCAAGCTCAAGCCGCTGCTCGGGTCGGTGCCGTGCGTGGAGTCCGTGCATCCGAGTCCGCTCTCCGCGCGCAACGGGTTCTTCGGCTCGCGCCCCTTCAGCAGGGCCAACGCGCTGCTCGAACAGCAGGGAGCGCAACCGATCGACTGGAAACTTCCTTAG
- a CDS encoding GNAT family N-acetyltransferase: MEIRTVAFDHPDAVKLIDAVQQEYVARYGDPDLTPVDPAEFAPPSGLFLVGYLDDVPVACGGWRAHDVADPPLVPGDAEMKRLYVVPSLRGRGLARTMLAEVERTAVQAGRTRLVLETGTKQPEAIALYRSSGYVDMPGFGVYADDPLSVCLSRPL, from the coding sequence GTGGAGATCCGGACGGTGGCGTTCGACCATCCCGACGCGGTCAAGCTCATCGACGCGGTGCAGCAGGAGTACGTGGCCCGATACGGAGATCCGGACCTCACGCCTGTCGATCCGGCGGAGTTCGCCCCACCTTCGGGATTGTTCCTCGTCGGCTACCTCGACGACGTCCCAGTCGCGTGCGGTGGGTGGCGTGCGCACGATGTCGCCGATCCGCCGCTCGTCCCCGGTGACGCGGAGATGAAGCGCCTGTACGTGGTGCCGTCCTTGCGAGGGCGCGGCCTGGCCAGGACGATGCTCGCCGAGGTGGAGCGCACGGCCGTCCAGGCGGGCCGTACCAGGCTGGTGCTGGAGACCGGGACGAAGCAGCCAGAGGCCATCGCCCTCTACCGCTCGTCCGGCTACGTGGACATGCCCGGTTTCGGGGTCTACGCGGACGACCCGCTGAGCGTGTGCCTGTCAAGACCCCTCTGA
- a CDS encoding thiamine-phosphate kinase, translating to MGESPASGADTVAAIGEFGLIRQVTAGRAQPSTTLLGPGDDAAVVAAPDGRVVIATDALVEGVHFRLDWSTPAQVGRKAVAVNLADIAAMGAVPTSVVVALACPPDTPRDVAAEMLDGVATEARRVHVGVVGGDMVSADHIMISVTALGDLGGRPPVTRAGARPGDVVAVCGRLGWAAAGLAVLSRGFRSPVSVVNAQRCPDPPYAAGPSAALAGATAMIDISDGLLADLAHLAEASGVGIDVRSDRLTVAERLVDVGSALGADPMHWVLTGGEDHALAATFGSPSDLPEGWEVVGSVVADTGVTVDGDPYDREPGWRHWM from the coding sequence GTGGGAGAGAGTCCCGCGTCCGGGGCGGATACCGTCGCGGCGATCGGTGAATTCGGGTTGATCCGCCAGGTCACGGCGGGGAGAGCGCAGCCGTCAACGACGTTGCTCGGTCCCGGCGACGACGCCGCCGTGGTGGCCGCGCCCGACGGGCGTGTGGTCATCGCCACGGATGCGCTCGTGGAGGGTGTGCATTTCCGGTTGGACTGGTCCACTCCGGCTCAGGTGGGTCGCAAGGCGGTCGCCGTGAACCTCGCCGACATCGCCGCGATGGGCGCGGTGCCCACCTCGGTGGTCGTCGCGCTGGCGTGCCCGCCGGACACGCCCAGGGACGTGGCGGCCGAAATGCTCGACGGCGTGGCCACCGAGGCGAGGCGGGTGCACGTCGGTGTTGTCGGCGGTGACATGGTGAGCGCGGATCACATCATGATCAGTGTCACCGCGCTCGGCGACCTCGGTGGCCGCCCTCCCGTCACGCGCGCGGGCGCGCGGCCGGGAGACGTCGTCGCCGTGTGCGGTCGGCTCGGCTGGGCCGCGGCGGGGCTCGCGGTGCTGAGCAGGGGGTTCCGCTCGCCCGTGAGTGTGGTGAACGCCCAGCGCTGTCCCGACCCGCCGTACGCGGCCGGTCCCTCGGCGGCGCTGGCCGGAGCCACCGCGATGATCGACATCTCCGACGGGCTGCTGGCGGACCTCGCGCACCTCGCCGAAGCCTCGGGTGTGGGCATCGACGTGCGAAGCGACCGGCTCACCGTGGCCGAACGGCTGGTGGACGTCGGCTCGGCGCTGGGCGCGGACCCGATGCACTGGGTGCTCACCGGCGGCGAGGACCACGCGCTCGCCGCGACGTTCGGATCGCCGTCCGACCTGCCGGAGGGGTGGGAGGTGGTCGGTTCGGTGGTCGCGGACACCGGCGTCACCGTGGACGGCGATCCCTACGATCGCGAACCGGGCTGGCGGCACTGGATGTGA
- a CDS encoding Lrp/AsnC family transcriptional regulator has protein sequence MVHAYILIQTEVGKAAAVAAEISGIPGVTTSEDVTGPYDVIVRAEANSVDELGQLVVARVQNVEGITRTLTCPVVHL, from the coding sequence GTGGTCCACGCATACATCCTCATCCAGACCGAGGTCGGCAAGGCCGCCGCCGTGGCGGCGGAGATCTCCGGAATTCCCGGAGTCACCACATCGGAGGACGTCACGGGGCCCTACGACGTCATCGTGCGCGCGGAAGCCAACAGTGTGGACGAGCTGGGTCAGCTCGTGGTCGCCCGCGTGCAGAACGTGGAGGGCATCACGCGCACCCTCACCTGCCCCGTGGTGCATCTCTGA
- a CDS encoding DUF3515 domain-containing protein has product MSETGAPPRTLVVLAAVLASALAVTVAVLGLVFAPDGSGRDAPGDGQRKASGPLPLVSVPAPEADSPHCTTLIEAVPRELESSGEKLTRRELAEPAPPATVAWGGDPVVLRCGLDRPPELTRSSVLRSIDEVRWLPVPGEGTTTWYTVDREVYVALTVPETTGTGPLQQLSETIADVLPAAPLDFG; this is encoded by the coding sequence GTGAGCGAAACCGGTGCCCCACCCCGGACCCTCGTCGTGCTCGCCGCGGTACTCGCCTCGGCGCTGGCCGTGACGGTCGCCGTACTGGGGCTGGTCTTCGCACCCGACGGCTCGGGCCGCGACGCCCCCGGTGACGGGCAGCGGAAGGCGTCGGGGCCGCTGCCGCTCGTCTCCGTTCCCGCTCCCGAGGCCGACTCGCCGCACTGCACGACGTTGATCGAGGCAGTGCCCCGCGAACTGGAGTCCTCTGGTGAGAAACTGACCCGCCGCGAACTCGCCGAGCCCGCACCGCCAGCCACCGTCGCCTGGGGTGGCGACCCTGTGGTGTTGCGGTGCGGCCTCGACCGGCCGCCCGAGCTGACCCGGTCGTCGGTGCTGCGCTCGATCGACGAGGTCCGCTGGCTTCCGGTGCCCGGCGAGGGCACCACGACGTGGTACACCGTGGACCGCGAGGTCTACGTGGCACTGACCGTGCCGGAGACGACCGGAACCGGCCCACTGCAACAGCTGTCGGAGACCATCGCCGACGTGCTGCCTGCCGCGCCGCTCGACTTCGGCTGA
- a CDS encoding D-alanine--D-alanine ligase family protein codes for MNSRKTRVAVVFGGRSTEHTISCVSAGSILANLDPGRFEVVPIGVTRAGGWVLGTSEPEALRIKGGELPSVAGGEALVLAPDPTAGGVVRLEPGERAEILSSVDVVFPVLHGAFGEDGTIQGLLELADLPYVGAGVFASAAAMDKEYAKKLLAAEGIEVGRYAVVRRGQQTLPEEERDRLGLPVFVKPARAGSSIGISRVTDWSQLDAAIALARQTDPKVLVEAETVGREVECGVLEFPDGRVEASLPAEIRVLSDDADAWYDFETKYLGEDAELDIPAKLDDTVTERLRQVAVRAFGALDCQGLARVDFFVGADGTLTVNEVNTMPGFTATSAYPKMWEVTGIDYPALLTTLVETALARGTGLR; via the coding sequence ATGAACAGCCGCAAGACCCGAGTGGCCGTCGTCTTCGGCGGCCGGAGCACCGAGCACACCATTTCCTGTGTGTCGGCGGGCAGCATTCTGGCCAACCTCGACCCCGGCCGGTTCGAGGTCGTGCCCATCGGGGTCACTCGTGCCGGCGGGTGGGTGCTCGGTACGAGCGAGCCCGAGGCGCTGCGCATCAAGGGCGGGGAACTGCCTTCCGTCGCGGGCGGCGAGGCACTCGTGCTGGCGCCCGACCCCACGGCGGGCGGGGTCGTCCGGCTGGAGCCGGGGGAGCGCGCCGAGATCCTGTCCTCCGTGGACGTGGTGTTCCCCGTGCTGCACGGGGCTTTCGGCGAGGACGGCACCATCCAGGGGCTGCTGGAGCTGGCCGACCTGCCGTACGTGGGCGCGGGGGTGTTCGCGAGCGCGGCGGCGATGGACAAGGAGTACGCCAAGAAACTGCTCGCTGCCGAGGGCATCGAGGTCGGCCGCTACGCCGTCGTGCGGCGCGGGCAGCAGACCCTGCCCGAGGAGGAGCGTGACCGGCTCGGCCTTCCCGTTTTCGTCAAACCCGCTCGCGCCGGCTCGTCCATCGGGATCTCCCGCGTCACGGATTGGTCGCAACTGGACGCCGCCATCGCGCTCGCGCGCCAGACGGACCCGAAGGTGCTCGTGGAGGCCGAGACCGTCGGCCGCGAGGTGGAGTGCGGTGTGCTGGAGTTCCCCGACGGCCGGGTCGAGGCGTCGTTGCCTGCCGAGATCCGCGTGCTCTCCGACGATGCGGACGCGTGGTACGACTTCGAGACCAAGTACCTCGGTGAGGACGCCGAACTGGACATTCCCGCCAAGCTCGACGACACCGTCACCGAACGCCTCAGGCAGGTCGCCGTCCGCGCGTTTGGCGCGCTCGACTGCCAAGGGCTCGCCAGGGTGGACTTCTTCGTCGGAGCGGACGGCACGCTGACCGTCAACGAGGTCAACACGATGCCCGGCTTCACGGCGACGTCGGCCTACCCGAAGATGTGGGAGGTCACCGGCATCGACTATCCGGCACTGCTCACCACACTCGTCGAAACGGCTCTCGCCAGGGGAACCGGACTGCGCTGA
- the pdxR gene encoding MocR-like pyridoxine biosynthesis transcription factor PdxR, with protein MPLFDMGGHVAGVDTTLLPVTLDRESGVPLAVQLADALREAASGGHLRGGDRLPSTRALAAGLGVSRTVTSAAYEQLHAEGWIVGRHGSGTFVTTSPPTPVSHHRAVAGPDQPPQGDLVPLMPGMPWADGLDRAAWRRAWRAAADSPPLVVSERAGLVEYRAAIAEHLLRHRGLDAAPNSVLATAGTTAAVVELAAALLDPGDLVGVEEPGYQRAVEAFRRAGARVVPVEVDEQGLRPDSIPAGVKAVYCSPAHQYPLGSRMSASRRVELVERARADGFLVVEDDYDGELRYDVAPLPVLAALAPDVVVHLGTTSKILTPTLGAGWMVAPPGVTAAVLAYRDDAGTRASPAGQRVFVELARHGDLGRHLRRLRRELSERRSMLVTALRAENVPVLGDDAGAHLVVPLESEDEERRRLALGRERGLLLDGLARHFAGTPTTAGIAVGYAGCSRETLHDVLGVLVDVLRPTRR; from the coding sequence ATGCCACTTTTCGACATGGGAGGTCACGTGGCCGGCGTTGACACCACGCTCCTGCCGGTGACGCTCGATCGGGAGTCCGGCGTGCCGCTGGCGGTCCAGCTCGCCGACGCACTGCGCGAAGCCGCCTCGGGAGGCCACCTCAGGGGCGGCGACCGGCTGCCGTCCACCCGGGCGCTGGCGGCAGGTCTCGGGGTCAGCAGGACCGTGACCTCCGCCGCGTACGAGCAACTGCACGCCGAGGGCTGGATCGTGGGACGGCACGGTTCCGGCACCTTCGTCACGACCTCGCCCCCGACCCCCGTGTCCCATCACCGCGCGGTCGCAGGCCCCGACCAGCCCCCGCAGGGGGATCTCGTGCCGCTGATGCCGGGAATGCCGTGGGCCGACGGCCTCGACAGGGCGGCGTGGCGGCGAGCCTGGCGCGCGGCCGCGGACTCCCCGCCGCTGGTCGTGTCCGAACGAGCGGGACTCGTGGAGTACCGGGCCGCGATCGCCGAACATCTCCTGCGACATCGCGGGCTCGACGCGGCACCGAACTCCGTCCTCGCCACGGCTGGCACCACCGCCGCCGTCGTCGAACTGGCCGCCGCGCTGCTCGATCCCGGCGACCTCGTCGGCGTGGAGGAGCCGGGTTACCAGCGGGCCGTCGAGGCGTTTCGCCGCGCGGGTGCCCGGGTTGTGCCCGTCGAGGTAGACGAGCAGGGGCTGCGGCCCGATTCGATTCCCGCGGGCGTCAAGGCCGTCTACTGCTCACCTGCCCACCAGTACCCCCTCGGCAGCCGCATGAGCGCATCCCGCCGTGTCGAACTCGTCGAACGCGCCCGTGCCGACGGATTTCTCGTCGTGGAGGACGACTACGACGGCGAACTGCGCTACGACGTCGCTCCGCTGCCGGTGCTCGCCGCCCTCGCGCCCGACGTCGTCGTCCATCTCGGCACCACGAGCAAGATCCTGACACCCACGCTCGGCGCGGGGTGGATGGTCGCACCACCCGGCGTCACCGCCGCTGTTCTCGCCTACCGCGACGACGCGGGCACGCGGGCGTCCCCCGCGGGGCAGCGGGTGTTCGTGGAACTCGCCAGGCACGGCGATCTCGGACGCCACCTGCGGCGACTGCGCAGGGAGTTGTCCGAGCGGCGCTCCATGCTCGTCACCGCGTTGCGGGCCGAGAACGTGCCCGTTCTCGGTGACGACGCCGGTGCGCACCTGGTGGTACCGCTCGAATCGGAGGACGAGGAGCGGCGCAGGCTGGCGCTCGGCCGCGAGCGCGGATTGCTGCTCGACGGGTTGGCCCGGCACTTCGCGGGCACCCCCACCACGGCGGGCATCGCCGTCGGATACGCGGGTTGCTCGCGCGAGACGCTCCACGACGTCCTCGGGGTGCTCGTTGACGTGCTCCGTCCGACCCGAAGGTAG
- a CDS encoding pyridoxamine 5'-phosphate oxidase family protein, translated as MTASTERPSLSSPSSLSATPRTTPSRKHQHFATDRGALYDVLDAALLCHVGLVLDGSPVVLPTAYGREGDTLYLHGSTGSANIRAAAEGAQLCVAVSILDGIVYARSLNDHSMTYRSAVIHGRATLVTGDERKIRALRVLSEHLSPGSWDYARTPNRRELAATHVLAIDLGEASVKIRAGHPPVGDADRDATTTWAGLLPVHTTFGSPVTADYVPADVAVPEHVSARVTGRTVRPPSR; from the coding sequence ATGACTGCTTCCACCGAGCGGCCTTCCCTGTCCTCTCCGTCCTCCCTGTCCGCCACCCCTCGCACCACGCCGAGCCGCAAACACCAGCACTTCGCCACCGACCGTGGCGCGCTGTACGACGTCCTCGACGCCGCGCTGCTGTGCCACGTCGGCCTCGTCCTCGACGGTTCTCCCGTCGTGCTGCCCACCGCGTACGGCAGGGAAGGCGACACGCTGTACCTCCACGGCTCGACGGGGTCGGCCAACATCCGCGCCGCCGCCGAGGGTGCGCAGTTGTGCGTCGCCGTCTCGATTCTCGACGGCATCGTCTACGCGCGGTCGCTGAACGACCACTCGATGACCTACCGCAGTGCGGTGATCCACGGCCGCGCCACCCTCGTCACCGGCGACGAGCGCAAGATCCGGGCACTGCGGGTGCTCAGCGAGCACCTCAGCCCCGGTTCGTGGGACTACGCCCGAACCCCGAACCGCAGGGAACTGGCCGCGACACACGTACTCGCGATCGATCTCGGCGAGGCGTCGGTGAAGATCCGCGCAGGCCATCCCCCAGTCGGCGACGCCGACCGCGACGCGACCACGACGTGGGCAGGTCTGCTTCCCGTGCACACCACGTTCGGCTCTCCTGTCACGGCGGACTACGTACCGGCCGACGTCGCGGTGCCGGAACACGTCTCCGCCAGGGTCACCGGCCGCACGGTTCGCCCTCCATCGAGGTAG
- a CDS encoding cysteine dioxygenase, whose translation MFAVPENTIALPPADLLSRHPVRTALEFAADRSRWRNLLRYDPGERCAVLLDTVGGHEVWLCSWLPGQLTGPHDHGHTTGAFTVVSGRLVEKVRRDQGPPPPAPGISVEAGQSRVFGPGYVHDVANPGPDPAISVHVYLDGGRTVRPVTLAETCSGTATSAGT comes from the coding sequence ATGTTCGCCGTGCCCGAGAACACGATCGCGCTTCCTCCCGCAGACTTGCTGTCGCGCCACCCGGTGCGGACGGCGCTGGAGTTCGCCGCCGACCGGAGCCGTTGGCGCAACCTGTTGCGCTACGACCCCGGCGAGCGCTGCGCCGTCCTGCTCGACACCGTCGGCGGCCACGAGGTGTGGCTGTGCAGCTGGCTTCCTGGTCAGCTCACCGGCCCGCACGACCACGGACACACGACGGGAGCTTTCACCGTGGTGAGCGGGCGGCTCGTCGAGAAGGTGCGCCGGGATCAGGGCCCACCGCCTCCTGCGCCTGGGATCTCGGTCGAAGCGGGACAGTCCCGGGTCTTCGGTCCGGGATACGTGCACGACGTGGCGAACCCCGGACCTGATCCGGCGATCAGCGTGCACGTCTACCTCGATGGAGGGCGAACCGTGCGGCCGGTGACCCTGGCGGAGACGTGTTCCGGCACCGCGACGTCGGCCGGTACGTAG
- a CDS encoding NAD(P)H-dependent glycerol-3-phosphate dehydrogenase yields MAVQRVAVLGAGSWGTTFAKILADAGREVTMWARRSEVAEEIRLRHTNSAYLPGVRLPRRVTATDDAAVALAGAQAVVLAVPSQSLRENLTEWRELLPGDAILVSLAKGVELGTLKRMSEVVSDVTGVRPGDVVVVSGPNLAREIAQEQPAAAVLACADHEKAVAIQEASFNPYFRPYTNTDVVGCELGGACKNVIALSCGMAAGLGFGANTMATLITRGLAETARLGAALGADPLTFAGLAGVGDLVATCSSPLSRNRTFGERIGRGESMEAARAAQGGQVAEGVSSCRSIRELAHRLGVDMPITDAMFRVCHEGLDPGTVGAELLGRKQKHEWS; encoded by the coding sequence ATGGCGGTGCAACGGGTGGCCGTGCTCGGCGCGGGGTCATGGGGAACGACGTTCGCGAAGATCCTCGCCGACGCGGGACGCGAGGTCACGATGTGGGCCCGCAGGAGCGAGGTCGCCGAGGAGATCCGGCTCCGGCACACCAACTCGGCGTACCTGCCGGGCGTCCGGCTTCCCCGCCGCGTGACCGCCACCGACGACGCAGCTGTGGCCCTTGCCGGAGCGCAGGCGGTGGTGCTCGCGGTGCCGAGCCAGAGCCTGCGCGAGAACCTGACGGAGTGGCGCGAGCTGCTGCCAGGGGACGCCATCCTCGTCAGCCTTGCCAAGGGCGTCGAGCTGGGCACCCTGAAACGCATGAGCGAGGTGGTCTCCGACGTGACGGGCGTGCGGCCCGGTGACGTGGTCGTCGTGTCGGGCCCCAACCTCGCGAGGGAGATCGCGCAGGAGCAGCCTGCCGCTGCGGTGCTGGCGTGTGCCGACCACGAGAAGGCCGTGGCGATCCAGGAGGCGAGTTTCAACCCGTACTTCCGCCCGTACACCAACACCGACGTCGTGGGGTGCGAACTGGGTGGTGCGTGCAAGAACGTGATCGCCCTGAGCTGTGGCATGGCGGCCGGGCTCGGCTTCGGCGCCAACACCATGGCGACGTTGATCACCCGAGGGCTCGCCGAGACGGCCCGGCTCGGTGCGGCGCTCGGTGCGGACCCGCTCACCTTCGCCGGTCTCGCGGGCGTCGGCGATCTCGTGGCGACGTGCTCGTCACCGCTGTCGCGCAACCGGACGTTCGGCGAGCGCATCGGGCGGGGCGAGTCGATGGAGGCGGCGAGGGCCGCGCAGGGCGGCCAGGTCGCGGAAGGTGTCAGTTCGTGCCGCTCGATCCGTGAGCTGGCTCACCGTCTCGGTGTGGACATGCCCATCACCGATGCCATGTTCCGGGTGTGTCATGAGGGTCTCGATCCCGGCACGGTGGGCGCGGAACTGCTGGGCCGCAAGCAGAAGCACGAATGGTCGTGA
- a CDS encoding lysophospholipid acyltransferase family protein: MADREKGGFWVGAAAALFYPLTWMGRSVYHNADRIPRSGPALLVMNHISHLDPAVDAVFVHRNKRVPRFMAKDSLFRIPIFGKILGGSGGIPVYRGSGDAGDSLRAAHQALREGKVVLIYPEGTITKDPDGWPKRSYTGVARLALESDVPVIPIARWGTHQIWNGYTKKFRPLPRKTVVHSVGEPVDLSAYREKERSQALLREVTELVMDRVLEQLVEIRGEQPPSRSGDAEGRA, translated from the coding sequence TTGGCGGATCGGGAGAAGGGCGGCTTCTGGGTCGGCGCTGCTGCGGCCCTGTTCTACCCACTGACCTGGATGGGCCGCAGCGTCTATCACAACGCGGACCGCATTCCGCGCAGCGGGCCCGCTCTCCTGGTGATGAATCACATCTCGCACCTCGACCCCGCCGTGGACGCCGTGTTCGTGCACCGCAACAAGCGGGTGCCCCGGTTCATGGCCAAGGACAGCCTCTTCCGGATCCCGATCTTCGGCAAGATTCTCGGCGGTTCCGGTGGGATTCCCGTGTACCGGGGCTCCGGCGACGCCGGTGACAGCCTGCGGGCCGCACACCAGGCCCTTCGTGAGGGCAAGGTCGTGCTCATCTACCCGGAGGGAACCATCACGAAGGACCCCGACGGCTGGCCGAAGCGTTCGTACACCGGTGTGGCGAGGCTCGCGCTCGAGAGCGACGTCCCGGTGATCCCCATCGCGCGGTGGGGCACCCACCAGATCTGGAACGGCTACACGAAGAAGTTCCGCCCGCTGCCGCGCAAGACGGTGGTGCATTCCGTTGGCGAGCCGGTCGATCTGTCGGCGTACCGGGAGAAGGAACGCAGCCAGGCGTTGCTGCGCGAGGTCACGGAACTCGTGATGGACCGGGTGCTGGAGCAGCTCGTCGAGATCAGGGGTGAGCAGCCGCCCTCGCGGTCCGGCGACGCGGAGGGGCGCGCCTGA
- a CDS encoding 2-phospho-L-lactate guanylyltransferase encodes MAVDLIVPLKRPSLGKSRLRETLGHPEGRYSHAELVLALAFDTLRAATAAPGVRRVLVVGSDPVALAALRELDVDVVGDGISGISGISGMSGMSGGSNDEGPENGLNTALRVGERLLRADDPGGVVGALQADLPALRPGELAEALHEARGRRAFVADRHGTGTTLLLSSPGEPLRPRFGPGSAHAHTLSGAHPLAAGLPSLRGDVDTSGDLDHARLLGLGDRTRAVLDRVCLLS; translated from the coding sequence GTGGCTGTCGATCTGATCGTGCCGCTCAAGAGGCCAAGCCTTGGCAAGTCCCGGTTGCGCGAGACGCTCGGGCACCCTGAGGGCCGGTACTCCCACGCCGAACTGGTGCTGGCACTCGCGTTCGACACGCTGCGCGCCGCCACGGCCGCCCCCGGCGTCCGCAGGGTTCTGGTGGTCGGCTCCGACCCCGTCGCGCTCGCGGCGCTGCGCGAACTCGACGTGGACGTCGTCGGCGACGGCATCTCCGGCATCTCCGGCATCTCCGGCATGTCCGGCATGTCCGGCGGCTCGAACGACGAAGGGCCGGAGAACGGCCTGAACACCGCGCTGCGCGTCGGCGAGCGGTTGCTGAGGGCGGACGACCCCGGCGGTGTCGTCGGAGCGCTCCAGGCCGATCTGCCCGCACTCCGCCCCGGCGAACTCGCCGAGGCACTCCACGAGGCGCGTGGACGGCGGGCGTTCGTCGCCGATCGGCACGGCACCGGCACCACCCTCCTGCTGTCCTCTCCAGGCGAGCCGCTCCGCCCCCGGTTCGGGCCCGGTTCCGCGCACGCACACACGCTCTCGGGTGCGCACCCGCTGGCCGCTGGGCTGCCGTCACTGCGCGGTGACGTGGACACCTCCGGTGATCTCGACCACGCTCGCCTGCTCGGACTCGGCGACCGCACGAGGGCCGTGCTCGACCGCGTCTGCCTGCTGTCATAA